The Lycium barbarum isolate Lr01 chromosome 12, ASM1917538v2, whole genome shotgun sequence genome includes a region encoding these proteins:
- the LOC132624349 gene encoding uncharacterized protein LOC132624349, translated as MASIEPSTEFVYTVHDGRRRFIINLSNKTCSWRMLQLDEIPYPHAWAVIKQKHLVIDDYCSDLFKLETVVKTYDIAVDPLPDEHEWKFSKDILDEVVLPLRYKRPPGRPKKRRDKPLHELMAGKKRHACSTCGQIGHNRRSCGFEPRRK; from the exons ATGGCTTCA ATTGAACCATCAACAGAATTTGTGTACACGGTACATGATGGACGAAGGCGTTTCATTATTAATCTGAGTAACAAAACATGCAGTTGGCGTATGCTTCAATTAGATGAAATCCCATATCCGCACGCATGGGCTGTTATAAAACAGAAACATTTGGTTATTGATGATTATTGCTCTGATTTATTCAAGCTGGAGACAGTTGTAAAGACATACGATATTGCTGTGGATCCTCTACCAGACGAGCATGAATGGAAATTTTCAAAAGACATCTTGGATGAAGTGGTGTTGCCGCTGAGATACAAAAGACCACCTGGTAGGCCAAAAAAGAGGCGTGACAAACCTTTACATGAATTAATGGCTGGAAAAAAGAGACATGCTTGCAGTACTTGTGGACAAATTGGACACAACAGGCGTTCGTGTGGTTTTGAGCCCAGGAGGAAATGA
- the LOC132623283 gene encoding stress-induced protein KIN2-like has product MDNSQNIGYQAGQAKGQAQEKGNQMMEKAGNVAQSAQETMQQAGQQMKATAQGAADAVKNATGMNK; this is encoded by the exons ATGGATAATTCTCAGAACATTGGTTACCAAGCTGGCCAGGCCAAGGGCCAAGCTCAG GAAAAGGGTAATCAGATGATGGAAAAGGCTGGCAATGTTGCGCAGTCTGCCCAAGAAACAATGCAGCAG GCGGGGCAGCAAATGAAGGCCACGGCTCAAGGGGCAGCAGATGCAGTTAAAAATGCTACTGGCATGAACAAGTAA
- the LOC132622150 gene encoding stress-induced protein KIN2-like, whose protein sequence is MDNSQNIGYQAGQAKGQAQEKGNQIMEKAGNVAQSAQETMQQAGQQMKATAQGAADAVKNATGMNK, encoded by the exons ATGGATAATTCTCAAAACATTGGTTACCAAGCTGGCCAGGCCAAGGGCCAAGCTCAG GAAAAGGGTAATCAGATAATGGAAAAGGCTGGCAATGTTGCGCAGTCTGCCCAAGAAACAATGCAGCAG GCGGGGCAGCAAATGAAGGCCACGGCTCAAGGGGCAGCAGATGCAGTTAAAAATGCTACTGGCATGAACAAGTAA